In Candidatus Eisenbacteria bacterium, the genomic window CCGTAAGCTGCTGGCGCCGGCCTCGCCCGACCCTGCCGCGTTCGAGACGCTGCTGCGGGAACGGCAGCCCCGGCTCGTGACCTTCGCCGACTGGCGCGCGCTCGACAAGATCGAGGTGGAGCGCGGCGCGCCGCAGGGCCGCCCTCGGGTCAAGTTCACGACGATCGAGGGGATGCTCGACGCGATCCCGCGGGATTGAAGGTGTCTCGACCCGCCCCTGCCCTTGACCCTCGAGGGGCCACCACGTACCGTCATCGACCCGTCTTCCC contains:
- a CDS encoding NADP oxidoreductase, whose product is RKLLAPASPDPAAFETLLRERQPRLVTFADWRALDKIEVERGAPQGRPRVKFTTIEGMLDAIPRD